In Chryseobacterium gleum, a single genomic region encodes these proteins:
- a CDS encoding SDR family NAD(P)-dependent oxidoreductase, with protein sequence MKKILITGANQGIGFETARQLAALGHYVYLGSRNRSNGTEAQEKLNRAGFQNVECIEIDVTDIHSIQSARQILESKEQQLDVLINNAGIAGEQPQNMSGGSMSNLRNVFETNFFGAVQTTRSFIDLLKKSDDPRIINVSSPLGSLSIQSESPNPNLRMYDAYSASKTALNAFTVLLSKEFRETDFKIISVEPGYTASNLNQYQGTQTPEQAAGIIVKFVTLQEVPSGKFFDRNGNELAW encoded by the coding sequence ATGAAAAAGATACTGATAACAGGTGCCAATCAGGGGATTGGTTTTGAAACTGCCAGACAGCTGGCTGCGCTCGGCCATTATGTTTATCTCGGAAGCCGTAACCGTTCAAATGGAACGGAAGCACAGGAAAAACTGAACAGGGCAGGTTTTCAGAATGTAGAATGCATTGAAATAGATGTTACGGATATTCATTCCATACAATCTGCGAGACAGATCCTGGAATCCAAAGAACAGCAGCTGGATGTGTTGATTAACAATGCCGGAATTGCAGGTGAACAGCCGCAGAATATGTCCGGTGGAAGTATGAGCAATCTCCGGAATGTCTTTGAAACCAATTTTTTCGGAGCTGTACAGACAACCCGATCTTTCATTGATCTGTTAAAAAAATCGGACGATCCAAGAATAATCAATGTGTCGAGTCCTTTGGGTTCCCTTTCCATTCAAAGCGAATCTCCGAATCCCAATCTCCGGATGTATGATGCGTACAGTGCCTCCAAAACAGCGCTCAATGCCTTTACCGTCCTTCTTTCAAAAGAATTCCGGGAAACAGATTTTAAAATAATAAGTGTGGAACCCGGTTATACGGCATCAAATCTTAACCAATATCAGGGCACTCAAACTCCTGAGCAGGCCGCAGGTATCATTGTAAAATTTGTAACTTTACAAGAAGTACCATCAGGTAAGTTTTTTGACAGGAACGGAAACGAGTTAGCCTGGTAA
- a CDS encoding helix-turn-helix domain-containing protein: MEKRQIQRIKTISEFHLLRGLPKPEHPLISVVDYSAIKRPSDISEVSIVLDFYMISQKRGIGGKMYYGQQEFDFDEGVMAFIEPNQVFRIQSDPASVEERSGWMLLIHPDFLWNTPLAKTIKRYDYFDYSVNEALFLSEKEQKTLNGIIENIEQEYHTNIDRFSKQIIISQIESLLNYSERFYNRQFITREKANHQILGRLENLLKDYFDSDDLMIKGLPTVQYIAETLHVSPKYLSGLLKTLTGQSTQHHIHDKLISKAKEKLSTTSLSVSEIAYELGFEHSQSFSKLFKTKTEMSPLEFRASFH; this comes from the coding sequence ATGGAAAAACGGCAGATCCAAAGGATAAAAACCATTAGTGAATTTCACCTGCTGCGAGGCCTGCCAAAGCCCGAGCATCCTCTGATCAGTGTGGTTGATTATTCGGCGATCAAAAGACCTTCGGATATCAGTGAAGTTAGTATCGTGCTGGATTTCTACATGATTTCCCAGAAAAGGGGAATTGGCGGGAAAATGTACTACGGACAGCAGGAGTTTGATTTTGATGAAGGAGTGATGGCGTTTATAGAACCCAATCAGGTTTTCAGGATACAGTCTGACCCTGCTTCTGTTGAAGAACGTTCGGGCTGGATGTTACTTATTCACCCAGATTTTTTATGGAACACACCGCTTGCCAAAACAATTAAACGGTATGATTATTTTGATTACTCCGTCAATGAAGCGCTGTTTCTTTCTGAAAAGGAACAAAAAACACTAAACGGCATCATTGAGAATATTGAACAGGAATATCATACGAATATAGACCGGTTCAGCAAGCAGATTATCATTTCACAGATTGAAAGCCTGCTTAATTATTCCGAAAGGTTTTATAACCGCCAGTTCATAACAAGAGAGAAGGCTAACCATCAGATTCTGGGCCGTCTGGAAAATCTGCTTAAGGACTATTTTGACAGTGATGATTTAATGATAAAGGGATTGCCGACGGTTCAATATATTGCCGAAACCTTACATGTTTCACCAAAATATCTGAGCGGATTACTCAAAACATTAACCGGGCAGAGTACACAGCACCATATCCATGATAAACTCATCAGCAAAGCCAAAGAAAAGCTTTCTACCACCAGTTTATCCGTCAGCGAAATTGCTTATGAGTTAGGATTTGAACATTCACAGTCTTTCAGCAAACTGTTTAAGACAAAAACAGAGATGTCACCCTTGGAATTCCGGGCTTCCTTTCATTGA
- a CDS encoding type 1 glutamine amidotransferase domain-containing protein — MSKKIAILATHGFEESELSSPKEYLEQQGWTAHIVSPENGSIKAWAEKDWGKEYPVDKNLDQVQASDYDALMLPGGVINPDQLRTNEKAISFVKEFFAQHKPVGAICHGPQVLINAGVVEGRNLTSVHSISQDLKNAGAHWEDREVVVDSGLVTSRTPKDLPAFNSKLVEEINEGKH; from the coding sequence ATGTCAAAAAAGATTGCAATACTGGCCACTCATGGCTTTGAAGAGAGCGAGCTGAGCTCTCCTAAAGAATATCTGGAGCAACAAGGATGGACTGCACACATTGTAAGTCCTGAAAACGGAAGCATTAAAGCCTGGGCAGAAAAAGACTGGGGTAAAGAATATCCTGTAGATAAGAATTTAGATCAGGTACAAGCTTCAGATTATGATGCATTAATGCTGCCGGGAGGCGTTATTAATCCAGATCAGTTACGAACCAATGAAAAGGCAATTTCTTTCGTAAAAGAGTTTTTTGCCCAGCATAAACCTGTAGGCGCCATCTGCCATGGACCTCAGGTTCTCATCAATGCCGGCGTTGTTGAAGGCAGAAACTTAACGTCTGTTCACTCTATCAGCCAGGATTTGAAAAATGCAGGAGCCCATTGGGAAGATCGTGAAGTGGTTGTAGATTCCGGACTTGTTACAAGCCGTACTCCCAAAGATCTCCCTGCTTTCAACTCGAAGCTTGTAGAAGAAATTAATGAGGGAAAGCACTAA
- a CDS encoding PA2169 family four-helix-bundle protein, whose translation MNNEKTVSVLNDLLNITNDRIQGFSKVEDKVWEQYPLLRADYDKMVSQSYTMKNQLTDLITERGGTPDQSGSAAGAIHRAWIDVKNSFAGDTADATLGNVVYGENAAIDAYQDALDSGDLCPESSRVVLDQLHQLKASHDKFENLEDLKK comes from the coding sequence ATGAACAACGAAAAAACAGTGTCAGTATTAAACGATTTACTGAACATTACAAATGACAGAATTCAAGGATTTTCTAAAGTTGAGGATAAGGTATGGGAACAATATCCTCTGTTGCGTGCAGATTATGACAAAATGGTGTCACAATCCTATACCATGAAAAATCAGCTTACAGATCTTATTACAGAAAGAGGTGGTACACCGGATCAGTCTGGTTCTGCAGCAGGAGCCATCCACAGAGCCTGGATTGATGTGAAAAATTCCTTTGCAGGAGATACTGCAGATGCAACACTAGGAAATGTTGTGTATGGTGAAAATGCTGCTATTGATGCTTATCAGGATGCCTTAGACAGTGGTGATCTATGCCCGGAAAGTTCCCGTGTAGTGCTAGATCAGCTTCACCAGCTGAAAGCTTCCCATGATAAATTTGAAAATCTTGAGGATTTAAAGAAATAA
- a CDS encoding lmo0937 family membrane protein, whose amino-acid sequence MRNLLWLVAVICIAVWLLGMLGIIPGMDTGNLIHTLLVIAIIVVVINLFTGRKPLN is encoded by the coding sequence ATGAGAAATTTATTATGGCTTGTTGCAGTAATCTGCATCGCCGTATGGCTTTTAGGAATGCTCGGTATAATTCCGGGTATGGATACAGGAAATTTAATTCATACGCTTTTGGTGATTGCCATCATCGTCGTTGTGATTAATCTTTTTACAGGGAGAAAACCTCTTAATTAA
- a CDS encoding GLPGLI family protein — MKIFITLFLLISGILLSQNQRFVYEYSFKMDTLNKDKVEKEIMNLDITKEGSYFYSELLITRDSLVNAEVEKGKASNSVTIDFRKIRHPKVNFRISKTYPDLTAVYHTSLNASNVAVKELNKMNWTVLPETKNIESFKAQKATMYFGGRNWTAWFTNDIQIQDGPYKFCGLPGLILQIEDEEATHIFKLLGSMKLNNGFSIIDSKTAEIHLTKEKFNKLWNEYIQDPAKNIKLMHSSSGMSETILFDSNTGSPLSKQELIRNKETRAKEFLKRFNNFIEKDLYK, encoded by the coding sequence ATGAAAATTTTCATCACTCTGTTTCTGTTGATCTCCGGAATTTTGCTTTCTCAAAATCAAAGGTTTGTTTACGAATATTCATTTAAGATGGATACATTAAACAAGGATAAAGTAGAAAAGGAAATCATGAATCTTGATATCACCAAAGAAGGTTCCTATTTCTACAGTGAATTGCTGATTACACGTGACTCTCTTGTGAATGCTGAAGTTGAAAAAGGAAAGGCTTCAAATTCCGTTACCATTGATTTTAGGAAGATCAGACATCCGAAAGTCAATTTCAGGATTTCCAAAACATATCCTGATCTGACAGCAGTATATCACACTTCACTTAATGCCAGCAATGTTGCAGTAAAAGAACTGAATAAAATGAATTGGACAGTTCTTCCTGAAACAAAGAATATCGAAAGTTTTAAAGCTCAGAAAGCCACCATGTATTTCGGCGGAAGAAACTGGACTGCTTGGTTCACGAATGATATCCAGATACAGGACGGGCCTTATAAATTTTGTGGTTTGCCAGGTCTGATCCTGCAGATTGAAGATGAAGAGGCTACCCATATTTTTAAATTGCTTGGAAGTATGAAGCTTAACAACGGGTTTTCAATTATAGACTCTAAAACCGCAGAAATACATCTGACAAAGGAAAAATTCAATAAGCTTTGGAATGAGTACATACAGGATCCTGCCAAAAATATCAAACTCATGCACAGCTCTTCCGGAATGTCTGAAACAATATTATTTGATTCAAATACCGGAAGTCCTCTGAGTAAACAGGAGTTAATAAGGAACAAAGAAACACGTGCAAAAGAGTTTCTGAAACGATTTAATAATTTTATAGAAAAGGATTTGTATAAATAA
- a CDS encoding PhzF family phenazine biosynthesis protein — protein sequence MKLELYQIDSFTEDIFHGNPACVVPLKNWLPDELLLKIARENAVAETAFFIDNGNSTIQLRWFTPEVEMDLCGHATLATAHCLISVLNYPNDTIIFDTKSGNLTVHVKEGIYYMDFPSRMPEPASLPDIIMRSLNIQPKEVFQSRDYVLVYDSEEDIKNIKIERSVFDLINLDPGGVVVTSKGTDCDFVSRYFTPQSTILEDPVTGSAHCSLIPFWAAKLGKDKLFARQLSERGGQLFCENNNERVIVAGKAKTYSAGHFWIE from the coding sequence ATGAAGTTAGAATTATATCAGATAGATTCTTTCACAGAAGATATCTTTCATGGAAATCCTGCCTGTGTCGTCCCACTGAAAAACTGGTTACCCGATGAATTACTTTTAAAAATAGCCCGCGAAAATGCTGTAGCGGAAACTGCTTTCTTTATTGATAACGGGAATAGTACCATTCAGCTGAGATGGTTTACTCCGGAAGTAGAGATGGATTTGTGCGGGCATGCTACGCTTGCCACTGCGCATTGTCTGATTTCTGTTTTAAATTATCCGAACGATACTATAATTTTTGATACCAAAAGCGGTAACTTAACAGTACATGTAAAAGAGGGAATTTACTATATGGACTTCCCTTCCAGAATGCCTGAGCCGGCTTCACTTCCGGATATTATAATGAGGTCTCTGAATATTCAGCCTAAGGAAGTCTTCCAATCAAGAGATTATGTGCTGGTATACGATTCTGAGGAAGATATAAAAAATATTAAAATTGAAAGGTCTGTTTTCGATCTTATCAACCTGGATCCGGGTGGTGTTGTGGTAACATCCAAAGGAACCGATTGTGATTTTGTGTCCAGATACTTTACCCCACAGTCAACCATTCTGGAAGACCCTGTAACCGGCTCTGCACACTGTTCGCTCATCCCGTTCTGGGCAGCAAAACTGGGAAAAGATAAACTTTTTGCCCGACAGCTGTCTGAAAGAGGCGGCCAGCTCTTTTGTGAAAACAACAATGAAAGAGTGATTGTGGCAGGAAAGGCCAAAACTTATTCAGCGGGGCACTTTTGGATTGAATAA
- a CDS encoding tail fiber domain-containing protein has product MFKNFTTLSVAAALLSYSIMSAQSVGINTAQPGSTLDVNGSLAAKYSAVTAATYAMTAGDFHISYNGTANAVFTLPAAVAGTGNFKGRMYTIKNNTAFTVTVNPAGTETINGNASVVVSPNQSLQLISTGLTGAASTWETSGNNSAVTTNLTASNGLSTVGNDVRLGGTLLQNTAIDYADKALYFRSNVDGFGLTAISNSNPGTNAAALLQFTNNTGSSLNMFLNSSTKTTDGGANASTINSVGGPLTMAGNNNVAQFRLSQLNGGDYLYNGDRKLNFNGNGDITAFGAAGNAVNAYNGLLTLKGNSNSAAFSQVTLGTTGFKYYYANGTNSMLDIDGNGDINMNRPETGGVGGNKVAATKGHLDLSGYNTLNGSVTQIYLGAEGFKYSYNGSTKVTIDGNGLVSAAGGFVNTSDMRLKTQVKEIGYGLSTIMALQPKQYELSANNQIKNGKPAVDPGQKTQHKIGFLAQDLYKVVPEAVYKPKDDTKEAWAVDYASLVPALTKAIQEQQAEIELQKAKIKKLETEMEAIKKKLGL; this is encoded by the coding sequence ATGTTTAAAAACTTTACTACATTATCAGTAGCGGCAGCTTTGCTTTCATATAGCATTATGTCAGCACAAAGTGTGGGAATCAACACAGCCCAGCCTGGCTCCACTCTTGATGTTAATGGCTCTCTGGCCGCAAAGTACAGTGCAGTAACTGCCGCCACTTATGCCATGACCGCCGGAGATTTTCATATCTCATATAATGGAACAGCCAATGCTGTCTTTACATTGCCGGCTGCGGTAGCAGGTACTGGTAATTTCAAAGGCCGTATGTACACCATCAAGAATAACACAGCTTTTACCGTTACAGTAAACCCTGCAGGTACAGAAACCATTAATGGTAATGCCAGTGTTGTGGTAAGTCCTAACCAGAGTTTGCAGCTGATCAGTACCGGTCTTACAGGAGCGGCTTCCACATGGGAAACTTCCGGAAACAATTCTGCAGTGACAACTAATCTAACAGCAAGTAACGGACTTAGCACTGTAGGTAATGATGTGAGGCTTGGTGGTACACTTTTGCAGAATACAGCAATTGATTATGCAGATAAGGCTTTATATTTCAGAAGTAATGTTGATGGCTTCGGACTTACAGCAATCAGTAACAGCAATCCAGGAACCAATGCTGCGGCACTTTTGCAGTTTACCAATAATACAGGCAGTTCTCTGAACATGTTCCTGAACTCTTCTACAAAAACTACAGACGGTGGTGCCAATGCATCAACAATCAATAGCGTTGGAGGTCCTTTAACAATGGCCGGGAATAATAATGTGGCGCAGTTCAGACTAAGCCAGCTGAACGGTGGTGATTATCTTTATAATGGTGACAGGAAGCTTAACTTTAATGGAAATGGAGATATTACAGCCTTTGGCGCTGCCGGGAATGCAGTGAATGCTTACAACGGTCTTCTTACTTTAAAAGGGAATAGTAACAGTGCTGCGTTTTCTCAGGTAACACTTGGCACTACCGGTTTTAAATATTATTATGCTAATGGTACTAATAGTATGCTTGACATCGATGGCAATGGAGATATCAATATGAACAGGCCGGAAACAGGAGGTGTTGGTGGAAATAAAGTTGCCGCTACAAAAGGGCATCTTGATCTGAGCGGATATAATACCCTGAATGGTTCCGTTACCCAGATCTATCTTGGTGCAGAAGGATTCAAATACAGCTACAACGGCAGTACTAAGGTGACTATTGACGGTAACGGACTGGTAAGTGCCGCAGGAGGTTTTGTCAATACTTCAGATATGCGTCTGAAAACCCAGGTTAAAGAAATAGGGTATGGCCTCAGTACTATTATGGCATTACAGCCGAAGCAATATGAGCTGTCTGCCAATAATCAGATCAAAAATGGAAAACCGGCTGTAGATCCAGGCCAGAAAACACAGCATAAAATCGGATTCCTGGCTCAGGATCTTTATAAAGTAGTTCCTGAAGCAGTTTATAAACCAAAAGATGACACAAAAGAAGCCTGGGCTGTTGATTATGCCTCACTTGTTCCTGCACTTACAAAAGCTATTCAGGAGCAGCAGGCTGAAATAGAACTGCAAAAAGCTAAGATTAAAAAGCTGGAAACTGAAATGGAAGCCATCAAAAAGAAACTGGGGTTGTAA
- the arsB gene encoding ACR3 family arsenite efflux transporter, with product MQPQLKFLDRYLTLWIFLAMGAGIALGHFFPDIPDMIQSQSIGTTNIPLAIGLILMMYPPLAKVDYSLLPLALKDKKVIGISLLLNWVIGPVLMFSLAILFLRDEPDYMAGLILIGLARCIAMVLVWNDLAKGNREYAALLVALNSIFQVFTYSFMVWLFMNVLPRQLGLTAFTINISIKDISESVLIYLGIPFLAGFMSRYILVKTKGIIWFNRKFVPAISPVTLYALLFTIILMFSLKGNKILELPLDVAKVAIPMIIYFVLMFFVSFFINRSLHIPYDKNASIAFTATGNNFELAIAVAISVFGIHSPQAFVGVIGPLVEVPVLILLVKACLFMKKKWYS from the coding sequence ATGCAGCCCCAATTAAAATTTCTTGATCGCTATCTTACCCTATGGATCTTTCTGGCAATGGGTGCAGGAATTGCTTTAGGGCATTTCTTTCCTGATATTCCTGACATGATTCAATCGCAGTCAATAGGAACAACCAATATTCCATTGGCAATTGGCCTTATCCTCATGATGTATCCGCCATTGGCCAAGGTTGATTACTCTCTCCTTCCGCTGGCATTGAAAGATAAAAAAGTAATCGGTATTTCTTTATTGCTCAACTGGGTCATCGGACCAGTCCTCATGTTCTCTCTTGCCATTCTTTTTTTAAGAGATGAACCGGATTATATGGCAGGGCTTATATTAATTGGGCTGGCGAGATGTATTGCAATGGTGCTTGTGTGGAACGACCTGGCCAAAGGAAATAGAGAATATGCGGCTTTGCTGGTTGCATTAAACAGTATTTTCCAGGTGTTCACCTATAGCTTTATGGTATGGCTGTTCATGAATGTTCTTCCCCGTCAGTTAGGCTTAACCGCTTTTACCATAAATATTTCTATAAAAGATATTAGCGAAAGTGTATTGATCTACCTGGGAATACCGTTTCTGGCAGGCTTCATGAGCCGTTATATTCTGGTAAAAACAAAAGGAATCATATGGTTCAATAGAAAATTTGTTCCTGCAATCTCTCCTGTTACCCTTTATGCCCTGCTATTTACGATCATACTGATGTTTAGTCTTAAAGGAAATAAAATACTTGAATTACCGCTGGATGTAGCAAAAGTAGCAATACCTATGATCATCTATTTTGTACTGATGTTTTTTGTAAGCTTTTTTATCAACAGGTCTTTACATATTCCGTATGATAAAAATGCATCCATTGCCTTTACTGCAACAGGGAACAATTTTGAACTGGCTATTGCGGTTGCTATTTCCGTCTTCGGTATCCATTCGCCACAGGCTTTTGTGGGAGTAATTGGGCCGTTGGTAGAGGTTCCGGTTTTGATATTGCTTGTAAAAGCCTGCTTATTCATGAAAAAGAAATGGTACTCTTAA
- a CDS encoding low molecular weight phosphatase family protein has protein sequence MYQELLNTIQSLKWEKTDIDRKEVLEPLISFIQQKVDDRKEVNLNFICTHNSRRSHLAQIWAQTAASFFTIPEVHCYSGGTETTALFPKIAKVLAEQGFSLFRITNTTNPVYAVKYDNNSLPIIGFSKKYDNLFNPVSAFAAIMTCSQADDGCPFIPGAEKRIPITFEDPKISDNTPDQTAVYIERSLQIAEEMFYVFSKIKK, from the coding sequence AAATGGGAAAAAACAGATATTGACAGAAAAGAGGTTCTGGAGCCACTGATCAGCTTTATTCAGCAAAAAGTAGATGACAGAAAGGAAGTCAACCTGAATTTTATCTGCACCCACAATTCCCGCCGCAGCCATCTGGCACAGATCTGGGCACAGACAGCTGCTTCTTTCTTTACGATTCCGGAAGTTCATTGCTATTCCGGAGGAACGGAAACTACGGCATTATTCCCTAAGATTGCAAAAGTTTTAGCAGAACAGGGCTTTTCACTTTTCAGAATTACTAATACAACCAACCCTGTATATGCTGTAAAATATGATAATAACAGCCTTCCGATAATTGGTTTTTCAAAGAAATACGACAACCTGTTCAATCCTGTATCTGCCTTTGCTGCCATCATGACCTGCTCACAGGCAGATGACGGATGTCCTTTTATTCCCGGTGCGGAAAAAAGAATCCCCATTACATTTGAAGATCCGAAAATTTCAGACAACACTCCAGATCAAACAGCGGTCTATATTGAAAGAAGCTTACAGATTGCAGAGGAGATGTTCTATGTTTTTTCTAAAATCAAAAAATAA